A window of the Megalopta genalis isolate 19385.01 chromosome 2, iyMegGena1_principal, whole genome shotgun sequence genome harbors these coding sequences:
- the LOC117220830 gene encoding uncharacterized protein LOC117220830 isoform X2: MADIEGKKLTELRVIDLKTELERRGLDKSGNKAALLERLSKSISDEGKNPDEYLIVPCGGVCKVSPRKNSVTGTTNPDETTEIAETQKEDVTDVPDISEAKVKIEVKLSTEKELTPPKLEESQGEVQNSSSKEVECKAEPKIQVKVESEASAVNEVAANSASTVEANGIDNEDSINLTIGEDEENLLAEETESHERHKDGGEKKKVEENSKKGESKGSGRAEAGANSKEGTSSGANVGTKNKQDGGDGSKSTESSNKNQKRDDKDKKNSQVSPVNASSRNLWVSGLSSSTRATDLKQIFSKYGKVIGAKVVTNARTPGARCYGYVTMSTSEDAAKCIQHLHKTELHGRVISVEKAKGDTQQSHMRKRDTANGKSEKKEEKDKLKDNHDTADRKEKEAKKEKSEEKGSEAKTFKCAAAKKSDEKGEIGENKKTEAQEKKDDALKESDSRSTKSTSKKPESERGRRDEKRIRSWDHHRSHTRSRSRERRRRDDVLTFAKIREERERQRLREKERMLREEERRRREDMERQREIERRHREEAARLDREREKLRRERERIEQEKAELLRLERERQKLEREKLERERLELKRQQMRLEESRRAPPPPSIKRSSSDRRDPRDMYVEPDRKRIATEHSRRHTPDRVSDRRGEILDRVSDRRLDSSPPARYESSRSTQDIGLKKEFKRSSDFTSRSSRPESFSDVSRGREVIVRREPLSTTTSSIDPRQVKERYERPSTTTYTREREVRRSEPETHRSSRDSHTRYSESFKPTGSTTPRDSRYVESNRTTSSWHSGPPSTKSFNSVPSSGTRDPRNEPSSWSSRSSDNVNRWSNSSSMGNTLRHPVPPTYQSGPIQSMGLTAPGTAPSYDRFDPYKSSMPSMRKY; this comes from the exons ATGGCCGATATAGAAGGGAAAAAGTTGACCGAGCTCCGAGTAATAGATCTGAAAACGGAGCTCGAACGACGAGGGCTTGATAAAAGCGGCAATAAAGCAGCACTCCTCGAGCGTCTTTCAAAG TCCATATCTGACGAAGGGAAAAATCCGGATGAATATCTCATTGTACCTTGTGGCGGCGTATGCAAAGTCAGTCCAAGAAAGAATAGTG tGACCGGTACGACGAATCCAGATGAGACAACAGAAATCGCAGAAACTCAAAAAGAAGATGTTACAGACGTGCCAGACATTTCTGAAGCAAAGGTGAAAATAGAAGTAAAACTTTCCACTGAGAAAGAATTGACCCCACCGAAGTTGGAG GAATCTCAAGGGGAAGTCCAAAATAGCAGTAGCAAGGAAGTAGAGTGCAAAGCAGAACCCAAGATTCAGGTGAAGGTCGAATCGGAAGCATCAGCGGTAAATGAAGTCGCGGCAAATTCGGCTTCTACGGTCGAAGCTAATGGCATCGATAACGAAGATTCTATTAATTTGACTATTGGGGAAGACGAAGAAAATCTCCTCGCCGAGGAG ACCGAGTCTCACGAAAGGCACAAAG ATGGAGGAGAGAAGAAGAAAGTCGAAGAGAACAGCAAGAAGGGAGAGTCTAAAGGGAGCGGTAGAGCAGAAGCCGGCGCCAACAGCAAGGAAGGGACCTCGTCAGGCGCGAACGTCGGGACGAAGAACAAGCAGGACGGTGGAGACGGAAGCAAGAG CACGGAGTCTAGTAACAAGAATCAAAAAAGGGATGATAAAG ACAAGAAAAATTCACAAGTTAGCCCCGTTAACGCGAGCAGCAGAAATTTATGGGTATCCGGATTGTCTTCGAGCACTCGTGCcaccgatttgaagcaaatattttcaaaatacgGAAAGGTGATCGGCGCGAAAGTGGTTACGAACGCGAGGACACCCGGCGCAAGATGCTACGGATACGTGACCATGTCGACGAGCGAAGACGCCGCGAAATGCATCCAGCATTTGCACAAGACGGAACTCCATGGCCGCGTGATATCCGTCGAAAAG GCGAAAGGCGACACGCAGCAAAGTCACATGCGAAAACGGGACACCGCCAACGGGAAGTCTGAAAAGAAGGAAGAAAAGGACAAGTTGAAGGATAATCACGACACAGCCGACCGGAAGGAGAAAGAGGCGAAAAAGGAAAAGAGCGAAGAGAAGGGATCGGAAGCAA AAACGTTTAAATGTGCGGCAGCGAAAAAGTCGGACGAGAAAGGCGAGATCGGCGAAAACAAGAAGACGGAGGCGCAGGAGAAGAAGGACGATGCTTTGAAGGAATCGGACTCGCGATCGACCAAATCGACCAGCAAGAAaccggagagcgagagaggacgACGTGACGAGAAGAGGATTCGGTCGTGGGACCATCACCGATCTCACACACGATCCCGTAGTCGCGAGCGACGCAGACGCGACGATGTGCTCACGTTCGCAAAGATCAGG GAAGAACGGGAGAGGCAGAGATTACGTGAGAAAGAGCGAATGCTTCGAGAAGAGGAACGTAGAAGGCGAGAGGATATGGAACGACAAAGGGAAATCGAGCGCAGACACAGAGAAGAGGCAGCACGCTTGGACAGAGAACGAGAGAAGCTTCGTCGGGAACGGGAGAGGATCGAACAAGAGAAAGCCGAGCTTCTTCGTCTTGAACGGGAACGTCAGAAGCTCGAACGGGAGAAGTTGGAACGTGAGAGGCTCGAACTCAAGAGGCAACAGATGCGGCTTGAAGAGAGCAGACGTGCGCCTCCTCCGCCCTCCATAAAGCGGTCCTCCAGCGACAGAAGAGATCCAAGAGACATGTACGTCGAACCGGACAGGAAACGCATAGCCACCGAGCACAGTCGAAGACACACTCCGGATCGCGTCAGCGATCGTCGCGGTGAGATTCTGGATCGCGTCTCCGACAGACGATTGGACTCGTCACCGCCTGCTCGTTACGAATCTAGCAG ATCCACTCAAGACATAGGATTGAAGAAAGAATTTAAGCGCAGCAGTGACTTTACTTCGCGCAGTAGTCGTCCGGAAAGTTTCTCCGACGTTTCTCGCGGTAGGGAAGTGATCGTTCGCCGAGAACCGCTCAGCACGACCACCTCGTCGATCGATCCCCGGCAAGTTAAAGAGAG ATACGAGCGACCAAGCACGACCACGTACACACGCGAGCGCGAAGTGCGTCGATCCGAACCTGAAACCCATAGAAGTTCCAGGGACAGTCATACGCGTTACAGCGAAAGTTTCAAACCCACCGGCTCGACCACGCCGC GTGACAGTCGCTACGTGGAAAGCAATAGAACGACTAGCAGCTGGCACTCGGGACCGCCTTCCACGAAATCATTTAATTCCGTGCCTAGTAGCGGCACCCGGGATCCGCGAAACGAACCATCCAGCTGGAGTTCCAGATCGTCGGACAACGTAAACAG ATGGAGTAATTCGAGCAGCATGGGAAATACGTTGCGCCATCCTGTCCCGCCGACTTACCAGAGCGGTCCTATTCAATCTATGGGATTGACAGCACCTGGAACAGCACCGTCGTACGATCGCTTCGATCCTTACAAATCGTCCATGCCAAGCATGAGAAAATACTGA
- the LOC117220830 gene encoding uncharacterized protein LOC117220830 isoform X4 produces the protein MADIEGKKLTELRVIDLKTELERRGLDKSGNKAALLERLSKSISDEGKNPDEYLIVPCGGVCKVSPRKNSVTGTTNPDETTEIAETQKEDVTDVPDISEAKVKIEVKLSTEKELTPPKLEESQGEVQNSSSKEVECKAEPKIQVKVESEASAVNEVAANSASTVEANGIDNEDSINLTIGEDEENLLAEETESHERHKDGGEKKKVEENSKKGESKGSGRAEAGANSKEGTSSGANVGTKNKQDGGDGSKSTESSNKNQKRDDKDKKNSQVSPVNASSRNLWVSGLSSSTRATDLKQIFSKYGKVIGAKVVTNARTPGARCYGYVTMSTSEDAAKCIQHLHKTELHGRVISVEKAKGDTQQSHMRKRDTANGKSEKKEEKDKLKDNHDTADRKEKEAKKEKSEEKGSEATKKSDEKGEIGENKKTEAQEKKDDALKESDSRSTKSTSKKPESERGRRDEKRIRSWDHHRSHTRSRSRERRRRDDVLTFAKIREERERQRLREKERMLREEERRRREDMERQREIERRHREEAARLDREREKLRRERERIEQEKAELLRLERERQKLEREKLERERLELKRQQMRLEESRRAPPPPSIKRSSSDRRDPRDMYVEPDRKRIATEHSRRHTPDRVSDRRGEILDRVSDRRLDSSPPARYESSRSTQDIGLKKEFKRSSDFTSRSSRPESFSDVSRGREVIVRREPLSTTTSSIDPRQVKERYERPSTTTYTREREVRRSEPETHRSSRDSHTRYSESFKPTGSTTPRDSRYVESNRTTSSWHSGPPSTKSFNSVPSSGTRDPRNEPSSWSSRSSDNVNRWSNSSSMGNTLRHPVPPTYQSGPIQSMGLTAPGTAPSYDRFDPYKSSMPSMRKY, from the exons ATGGCCGATATAGAAGGGAAAAAGTTGACCGAGCTCCGAGTAATAGATCTGAAAACGGAGCTCGAACGACGAGGGCTTGATAAAAGCGGCAATAAAGCAGCACTCCTCGAGCGTCTTTCAAAG TCCATATCTGACGAAGGGAAAAATCCGGATGAATATCTCATTGTACCTTGTGGCGGCGTATGCAAAGTCAGTCCAAGAAAGAATAGTG tGACCGGTACGACGAATCCAGATGAGACAACAGAAATCGCAGAAACTCAAAAAGAAGATGTTACAGACGTGCCAGACATTTCTGAAGCAAAGGTGAAAATAGAAGTAAAACTTTCCACTGAGAAAGAATTGACCCCACCGAAGTTGGAG GAATCTCAAGGGGAAGTCCAAAATAGCAGTAGCAAGGAAGTAGAGTGCAAAGCAGAACCCAAGATTCAGGTGAAGGTCGAATCGGAAGCATCAGCGGTAAATGAAGTCGCGGCAAATTCGGCTTCTACGGTCGAAGCTAATGGCATCGATAACGAAGATTCTATTAATTTGACTATTGGGGAAGACGAAGAAAATCTCCTCGCCGAGGAG ACCGAGTCTCACGAAAGGCACAAAG ATGGAGGAGAGAAGAAGAAAGTCGAAGAGAACAGCAAGAAGGGAGAGTCTAAAGGGAGCGGTAGAGCAGAAGCCGGCGCCAACAGCAAGGAAGGGACCTCGTCAGGCGCGAACGTCGGGACGAAGAACAAGCAGGACGGTGGAGACGGAAGCAAGAG CACGGAGTCTAGTAACAAGAATCAAAAAAGGGATGATAAAG ACAAGAAAAATTCACAAGTTAGCCCCGTTAACGCGAGCAGCAGAAATTTATGGGTATCCGGATTGTCTTCGAGCACTCGTGCcaccgatttgaagcaaatattttcaaaatacgGAAAGGTGATCGGCGCGAAAGTGGTTACGAACGCGAGGACACCCGGCGCAAGATGCTACGGATACGTGACCATGTCGACGAGCGAAGACGCCGCGAAATGCATCCAGCATTTGCACAAGACGGAACTCCATGGCCGCGTGATATCCGTCGAAAAG GCGAAAGGCGACACGCAGCAAAGTCACATGCGAAAACGGGACACCGCCAACGGGAAGTCTGAAAAGAAGGAAGAAAAGGACAAGTTGAAGGATAATCACGACACAGCCGACCGGAAGGAGAAAGAGGCGAAAAAGGAAAAGAGCGAAGAGAAGGGATCGGAAGCAA CGAAAAAGTCGGACGAGAAAGGCGAGATCGGCGAAAACAAGAAGACGGAGGCGCAGGAGAAGAAGGACGATGCTTTGAAGGAATCGGACTCGCGATCGACCAAATCGACCAGCAAGAAaccggagagcgagagaggacgACGTGACGAGAAGAGGATTCGGTCGTGGGACCATCACCGATCTCACACACGATCCCGTAGTCGCGAGCGACGCAGACGCGACGATGTGCTCACGTTCGCAAAGATCAGG GAAGAACGGGAGAGGCAGAGATTACGTGAGAAAGAGCGAATGCTTCGAGAAGAGGAACGTAGAAGGCGAGAGGATATGGAACGACAAAGGGAAATCGAGCGCAGACACAGAGAAGAGGCAGCACGCTTGGACAGAGAACGAGAGAAGCTTCGTCGGGAACGGGAGAGGATCGAACAAGAGAAAGCCGAGCTTCTTCGTCTTGAACGGGAACGTCAGAAGCTCGAACGGGAGAAGTTGGAACGTGAGAGGCTCGAACTCAAGAGGCAACAGATGCGGCTTGAAGAGAGCAGACGTGCGCCTCCTCCGCCCTCCATAAAGCGGTCCTCCAGCGACAGAAGAGATCCAAGAGACATGTACGTCGAACCGGACAGGAAACGCATAGCCACCGAGCACAGTCGAAGACACACTCCGGATCGCGTCAGCGATCGTCGCGGTGAGATTCTGGATCGCGTCTCCGACAGACGATTGGACTCGTCACCGCCTGCTCGTTACGAATCTAGCAG ATCCACTCAAGACATAGGATTGAAGAAAGAATTTAAGCGCAGCAGTGACTTTACTTCGCGCAGTAGTCGTCCGGAAAGTTTCTCCGACGTTTCTCGCGGTAGGGAAGTGATCGTTCGCCGAGAACCGCTCAGCACGACCACCTCGTCGATCGATCCCCGGCAAGTTAAAGAGAG ATACGAGCGACCAAGCACGACCACGTACACACGCGAGCGCGAAGTGCGTCGATCCGAACCTGAAACCCATAGAAGTTCCAGGGACAGTCATACGCGTTACAGCGAAAGTTTCAAACCCACCGGCTCGACCACGCCGC GTGACAGTCGCTACGTGGAAAGCAATAGAACGACTAGCAGCTGGCACTCGGGACCGCCTTCCACGAAATCATTTAATTCCGTGCCTAGTAGCGGCACCCGGGATCCGCGAAACGAACCATCCAGCTGGAGTTCCAGATCGTCGGACAACGTAAACAG ATGGAGTAATTCGAGCAGCATGGGAAATACGTTGCGCCATCCTGTCCCGCCGACTTACCAGAGCGGTCCTATTCAATCTATGGGATTGACAGCACCTGGAACAGCACCGTCGTACGATCGCTTCGATCCTTACAAATCGTCCATGCCAAGCATGAGAAAATACTGA
- the LOC117220830 gene encoding uncharacterized protein LOC117220830 isoform X1 has translation MADIEGKKLTELRVIDLKTELERRGLDKSGNKAALLERLSKSISDEGKNPDEYLIVPCGGVCKVSPRKNSVTGTTNPDETTEIAETQKEDVTDVPDISEAKVKIEVKLSTEKELTPPKLEESQGEVQNSSSKEVECKAEPKIQVKVESEASAVNEVAANSASTVEANGIDNEDSINLTIGEDEENLLAEETESHERHKDGGEKKKVEENSKKGESKGSGRAEAGANSKEGTSSGANVGTKNKQDGGDGSKSTESSNKNQKRDDKDKKNSQVSPVNASSRNLWVSGLSSSTRATDLKQIFSKYGKVIGAKVVTNARTPGARCYGYVTMSTSEDAAKCIQHLHKTELHGRVISVEKAKGDTQQSHMRKRDTANGKSEKKEEKDKLKDNHDTADRKEKEAKKEKSEEKGSEAKTFKCAAAKKSDEKGEIGENKKTEAQEKKDDALKESDSRSTKSTSKKPESERGRRDEKRIRSWDHHRSHTRSRSRERRRRDDVLTFAKIREERERQRLREKERMLREEERRRREDMERQREIERRHREEAARLDREREKLRRERERIEQEKAELLRLERERQKLEREKLERERLELKRQQMRLEESRRAPPPPSIKRSSSDRRDPRDMYVEPDRKRIATEHSRRHTPDRVSDRRGEILDRVSDRRLDSSPPARYESSRSTQDIGLKKEFKRSSDFTSRSSRPESFSDVSRGREVIVRREPLSTTTSSIDPRQVKESRYERPSTTTYTREREVRRSEPETHRSSRDSHTRYSESFKPTGSTTPRDSRYVESNRTTSSWHSGPPSTKSFNSVPSSGTRDPRNEPSSWSSRSSDNVNRWSNSSSMGNTLRHPVPPTYQSGPIQSMGLTAPGTAPSYDRFDPYKSSMPSMRKY, from the exons ATGGCCGATATAGAAGGGAAAAAGTTGACCGAGCTCCGAGTAATAGATCTGAAAACGGAGCTCGAACGACGAGGGCTTGATAAAAGCGGCAATAAAGCAGCACTCCTCGAGCGTCTTTCAAAG TCCATATCTGACGAAGGGAAAAATCCGGATGAATATCTCATTGTACCTTGTGGCGGCGTATGCAAAGTCAGTCCAAGAAAGAATAGTG tGACCGGTACGACGAATCCAGATGAGACAACAGAAATCGCAGAAACTCAAAAAGAAGATGTTACAGACGTGCCAGACATTTCTGAAGCAAAGGTGAAAATAGAAGTAAAACTTTCCACTGAGAAAGAATTGACCCCACCGAAGTTGGAG GAATCTCAAGGGGAAGTCCAAAATAGCAGTAGCAAGGAAGTAGAGTGCAAAGCAGAACCCAAGATTCAGGTGAAGGTCGAATCGGAAGCATCAGCGGTAAATGAAGTCGCGGCAAATTCGGCTTCTACGGTCGAAGCTAATGGCATCGATAACGAAGATTCTATTAATTTGACTATTGGGGAAGACGAAGAAAATCTCCTCGCCGAGGAG ACCGAGTCTCACGAAAGGCACAAAG ATGGAGGAGAGAAGAAGAAAGTCGAAGAGAACAGCAAGAAGGGAGAGTCTAAAGGGAGCGGTAGAGCAGAAGCCGGCGCCAACAGCAAGGAAGGGACCTCGTCAGGCGCGAACGTCGGGACGAAGAACAAGCAGGACGGTGGAGACGGAAGCAAGAG CACGGAGTCTAGTAACAAGAATCAAAAAAGGGATGATAAAG ACAAGAAAAATTCACAAGTTAGCCCCGTTAACGCGAGCAGCAGAAATTTATGGGTATCCGGATTGTCTTCGAGCACTCGTGCcaccgatttgaagcaaatattttcaaaatacgGAAAGGTGATCGGCGCGAAAGTGGTTACGAACGCGAGGACACCCGGCGCAAGATGCTACGGATACGTGACCATGTCGACGAGCGAAGACGCCGCGAAATGCATCCAGCATTTGCACAAGACGGAACTCCATGGCCGCGTGATATCCGTCGAAAAG GCGAAAGGCGACACGCAGCAAAGTCACATGCGAAAACGGGACACCGCCAACGGGAAGTCTGAAAAGAAGGAAGAAAAGGACAAGTTGAAGGATAATCACGACACAGCCGACCGGAAGGAGAAAGAGGCGAAAAAGGAAAAGAGCGAAGAGAAGGGATCGGAAGCAA AAACGTTTAAATGTGCGGCAGCGAAAAAGTCGGACGAGAAAGGCGAGATCGGCGAAAACAAGAAGACGGAGGCGCAGGAGAAGAAGGACGATGCTTTGAAGGAATCGGACTCGCGATCGACCAAATCGACCAGCAAGAAaccggagagcgagagaggacgACGTGACGAGAAGAGGATTCGGTCGTGGGACCATCACCGATCTCACACACGATCCCGTAGTCGCGAGCGACGCAGACGCGACGATGTGCTCACGTTCGCAAAGATCAGG GAAGAACGGGAGAGGCAGAGATTACGTGAGAAAGAGCGAATGCTTCGAGAAGAGGAACGTAGAAGGCGAGAGGATATGGAACGACAAAGGGAAATCGAGCGCAGACACAGAGAAGAGGCAGCACGCTTGGACAGAGAACGAGAGAAGCTTCGTCGGGAACGGGAGAGGATCGAACAAGAGAAAGCCGAGCTTCTTCGTCTTGAACGGGAACGTCAGAAGCTCGAACGGGAGAAGTTGGAACGTGAGAGGCTCGAACTCAAGAGGCAACAGATGCGGCTTGAAGAGAGCAGACGTGCGCCTCCTCCGCCCTCCATAAAGCGGTCCTCCAGCGACAGAAGAGATCCAAGAGACATGTACGTCGAACCGGACAGGAAACGCATAGCCACCGAGCACAGTCGAAGACACACTCCGGATCGCGTCAGCGATCGTCGCGGTGAGATTCTGGATCGCGTCTCCGACAGACGATTGGACTCGTCACCGCCTGCTCGTTACGAATCTAGCAG ATCCACTCAAGACATAGGATTGAAGAAAGAATTTAAGCGCAGCAGTGACTTTACTTCGCGCAGTAGTCGTCCGGAAAGTTTCTCCGACGTTTCTCGCGGTAGGGAAGTGATCGTTCGCCGAGAACCGCTCAGCACGACCACCTCGTCGATCGATCCCCGGCAAGTTAAAGAGAG CAGATACGAGCGACCAAGCACGACCACGTACACACGCGAGCGCGAAGTGCGTCGATCCGAACCTGAAACCCATAGAAGTTCCAGGGACAGTCATACGCGTTACAGCGAAAGTTTCAAACCCACCGGCTCGACCACGCCGC GTGACAGTCGCTACGTGGAAAGCAATAGAACGACTAGCAGCTGGCACTCGGGACCGCCTTCCACGAAATCATTTAATTCCGTGCCTAGTAGCGGCACCCGGGATCCGCGAAACGAACCATCCAGCTGGAGTTCCAGATCGTCGGACAACGTAAACAG ATGGAGTAATTCGAGCAGCATGGGAAATACGTTGCGCCATCCTGTCCCGCCGACTTACCAGAGCGGTCCTATTCAATCTATGGGATTGACAGCACCTGGAACAGCACCGTCGTACGATCGCTTCGATCCTTACAAATCGTCCATGCCAAGCATGAGAAAATACTGA
- the LOC117220830 gene encoding uncharacterized protein LOC117220830 isoform X3, translating to MADIEGKKLTELRVIDLKTELERRGLDKSGNKAALLERLSKSISDEGKNPDEYLIVPCGGVCKVSPRKNSVTGTTNPDETTEIAETQKEDVTDVPDISEAKVKIEVKLSTEKELTPPKLEESQGEVQNSSSKEVECKAEPKIQVKVESEASAVNEVAANSASTVEANGIDNEDSINLTIGEDEENLLAEETESHERHKDGGEKKKVEENSKKGESKGSGRAEAGANSKEGTSSGANVGTKNKQDGGDGSKSTESSNKNQKRDDKDKKNSQVSPVNASSRNLWVSGLSSSTRATDLKQIFSKYGKVIGAKVVTNARTPGARCYGYVTMSTSEDAAKCIQHLHKTELHGRVISVEKAKGDTQQSHMRKRDTANGKSEKKEEKDKLKDNHDTADRKEKEAKKEKSEEKGSEATKKSDEKGEIGENKKTEAQEKKDDALKESDSRSTKSTSKKPESERGRRDEKRIRSWDHHRSHTRSRSRERRRRDDVLTFAKIREERERQRLREKERMLREEERRRREDMERQREIERRHREEAARLDREREKLRRERERIEQEKAELLRLERERQKLEREKLERERLELKRQQMRLEESRRAPPPPSIKRSSSDRRDPRDMYVEPDRKRIATEHSRRHTPDRVSDRRGEILDRVSDRRLDSSPPARYESSRSTQDIGLKKEFKRSSDFTSRSSRPESFSDVSRGREVIVRREPLSTTTSSIDPRQVKESRYERPSTTTYTREREVRRSEPETHRSSRDSHTRYSESFKPTGSTTPRDSRYVESNRTTSSWHSGPPSTKSFNSVPSSGTRDPRNEPSSWSSRSSDNVNRWSNSSSMGNTLRHPVPPTYQSGPIQSMGLTAPGTAPSYDRFDPYKSSMPSMRKY from the exons ATGGCCGATATAGAAGGGAAAAAGTTGACCGAGCTCCGAGTAATAGATCTGAAAACGGAGCTCGAACGACGAGGGCTTGATAAAAGCGGCAATAAAGCAGCACTCCTCGAGCGTCTTTCAAAG TCCATATCTGACGAAGGGAAAAATCCGGATGAATATCTCATTGTACCTTGTGGCGGCGTATGCAAAGTCAGTCCAAGAAAGAATAGTG tGACCGGTACGACGAATCCAGATGAGACAACAGAAATCGCAGAAACTCAAAAAGAAGATGTTACAGACGTGCCAGACATTTCTGAAGCAAAGGTGAAAATAGAAGTAAAACTTTCCACTGAGAAAGAATTGACCCCACCGAAGTTGGAG GAATCTCAAGGGGAAGTCCAAAATAGCAGTAGCAAGGAAGTAGAGTGCAAAGCAGAACCCAAGATTCAGGTGAAGGTCGAATCGGAAGCATCAGCGGTAAATGAAGTCGCGGCAAATTCGGCTTCTACGGTCGAAGCTAATGGCATCGATAACGAAGATTCTATTAATTTGACTATTGGGGAAGACGAAGAAAATCTCCTCGCCGAGGAG ACCGAGTCTCACGAAAGGCACAAAG ATGGAGGAGAGAAGAAGAAAGTCGAAGAGAACAGCAAGAAGGGAGAGTCTAAAGGGAGCGGTAGAGCAGAAGCCGGCGCCAACAGCAAGGAAGGGACCTCGTCAGGCGCGAACGTCGGGACGAAGAACAAGCAGGACGGTGGAGACGGAAGCAAGAG CACGGAGTCTAGTAACAAGAATCAAAAAAGGGATGATAAAG ACAAGAAAAATTCACAAGTTAGCCCCGTTAACGCGAGCAGCAGAAATTTATGGGTATCCGGATTGTCTTCGAGCACTCGTGCcaccgatttgaagcaaatattttcaaaatacgGAAAGGTGATCGGCGCGAAAGTGGTTACGAACGCGAGGACACCCGGCGCAAGATGCTACGGATACGTGACCATGTCGACGAGCGAAGACGCCGCGAAATGCATCCAGCATTTGCACAAGACGGAACTCCATGGCCGCGTGATATCCGTCGAAAAG GCGAAAGGCGACACGCAGCAAAGTCACATGCGAAAACGGGACACCGCCAACGGGAAGTCTGAAAAGAAGGAAGAAAAGGACAAGTTGAAGGATAATCACGACACAGCCGACCGGAAGGAGAAAGAGGCGAAAAAGGAAAAGAGCGAAGAGAAGGGATCGGAAGCAA CGAAAAAGTCGGACGAGAAAGGCGAGATCGGCGAAAACAAGAAGACGGAGGCGCAGGAGAAGAAGGACGATGCTTTGAAGGAATCGGACTCGCGATCGACCAAATCGACCAGCAAGAAaccggagagcgagagaggacgACGTGACGAGAAGAGGATTCGGTCGTGGGACCATCACCGATCTCACACACGATCCCGTAGTCGCGAGCGACGCAGACGCGACGATGTGCTCACGTTCGCAAAGATCAGG GAAGAACGGGAGAGGCAGAGATTACGTGAGAAAGAGCGAATGCTTCGAGAAGAGGAACGTAGAAGGCGAGAGGATATGGAACGACAAAGGGAAATCGAGCGCAGACACAGAGAAGAGGCAGCACGCTTGGACAGAGAACGAGAGAAGCTTCGTCGGGAACGGGAGAGGATCGAACAAGAGAAAGCCGAGCTTCTTCGTCTTGAACGGGAACGTCAGAAGCTCGAACGGGAGAAGTTGGAACGTGAGAGGCTCGAACTCAAGAGGCAACAGATGCGGCTTGAAGAGAGCAGACGTGCGCCTCCTCCGCCCTCCATAAAGCGGTCCTCCAGCGACAGAAGAGATCCAAGAGACATGTACGTCGAACCGGACAGGAAACGCATAGCCACCGAGCACAGTCGAAGACACACTCCGGATCGCGTCAGCGATCGTCGCGGTGAGATTCTGGATCGCGTCTCCGACAGACGATTGGACTCGTCACCGCCTGCTCGTTACGAATCTAGCAG ATCCACTCAAGACATAGGATTGAAGAAAGAATTTAAGCGCAGCAGTGACTTTACTTCGCGCAGTAGTCGTCCGGAAAGTTTCTCCGACGTTTCTCGCGGTAGGGAAGTGATCGTTCGCCGAGAACCGCTCAGCACGACCACCTCGTCGATCGATCCCCGGCAAGTTAAAGAGAG CAGATACGAGCGACCAAGCACGACCACGTACACACGCGAGCGCGAAGTGCGTCGATCCGAACCTGAAACCCATAGAAGTTCCAGGGACAGTCATACGCGTTACAGCGAAAGTTTCAAACCCACCGGCTCGACCACGCCGC GTGACAGTCGCTACGTGGAAAGCAATAGAACGACTAGCAGCTGGCACTCGGGACCGCCTTCCACGAAATCATTTAATTCCGTGCCTAGTAGCGGCACCCGGGATCCGCGAAACGAACCATCCAGCTGGAGTTCCAGATCGTCGGACAACGTAAACAG ATGGAGTAATTCGAGCAGCATGGGAAATACGTTGCGCCATCCTGTCCCGCCGACTTACCAGAGCGGTCCTATTCAATCTATGGGATTGACAGCACCTGGAACAGCACCGTCGTACGATCGCTTCGATCCTTACAAATCGTCCATGCCAAGCATGAGAAAATACTGA